From the genome of Bubalus bubalis isolate 160015118507 breed Murrah chromosome 2, NDDB_SH_1, whole genome shotgun sequence, one region includes:
- the ARMH2 gene encoding armadillo-like helical domain-containing protein 2, with translation MAKTQAYFVQFWTQVLQCFVGLYHRLQKCWGVVKGFCTTNEEEYIPPAESIFHKEKILMLGNILTDNSLALEQRAQAAYRIGLLAFTGGPTAGNFAAEYMKEVAHLLQNYEMVPKIKILLLQSVASWCYLNPVNQRRAKHLQFIPILIDLFNDTSESTMKSETNSSLLVKFWGCYVLSVMTCNNLPCMQELKHCSSLKYHLQILASENWSGWPENFAEVLYFLIGFHRH, from the exons ATGGCAAAGACTCAGGCTTATTTCGTGCAGTTTTGGACTCAGGTTCTTCAGTGCTTCGTGGGGCTATATCACCGCCTCCAGAAATGCTGGGGTGTCGTGAAGGGCTTCTGCACTACGAACGAGGAAGAATACATCCCTCCAGCTGAGAgtatttttcataaagaaaaaattctgatgcTTGGCAATATTTTGACGGATAATTCTCTAGCCCTTGAACAGAGAGCTCAAGCTGCCTATAGAATTGGACTGCTGGCCTTTACAG GAGGACCCACTGCTGGAAATTTTGCAGCTGAGTACATGAAAGAAGTAGCTCACTTGTTGCAAAATTATGAGATGGTACCAAAAATAAAGATCCTGCTGCTCCAAAGTGTCGCATCTTGGTGTTACTTAAACCCTGTCAACCAGAGAAGAGCCAAACATTTGCAGTTTATTCCTATTCTCATTGATCTTTTTAATGACACATCTGAGTCTACAatgaaaagtgaaacaaacagCAGCCTCCTGGTTAAATTCTGGGGTTGCTATGTTCTCTCTGTCATGACATGCAATAACTTGCCTTGCATGCAGGAGCTTAAACACTGCAGTTCTCTGAAATATCACTTGCAAATACTGGCCAGTGAGAATTGGTCTGGATGGCCTGAGAATTTTGCAGAGGTGCTATATTTCCTCATTGGTTTCCACAGGCATTAA